Part of the Lolium rigidum isolate FL_2022 chromosome 6, APGP_CSIRO_Lrig_0.1, whole genome shotgun sequence genome, TTCCTGCATCTCTCAGGGGTGAGGTTGTATACAGAACTCTTTTAGCTAATTGTGTGGCCGAAGTGAATGTCAAAAAGGCAGAAGAAGTCTTCAATAAGATGAAGGATCTGGGATTCCCAGTCACAGTATTTGCTATCAATCAGCTTCTGCTGCTGTACAAAAGGGTGGACAAGAAGAAGATTGCTGATGTTCTCGCAATGATGGAAAAGGAGAATGTGAAACCATCCCTCTTCACTTACAAGCTCCTTGTAGACACTAAAGGCGCTTCAAGAGATTTTGAAGGTATGGAAAAAGTTGTTGAGTCGATGCAAGCAGATGGTATTGAGCCAGATATTCTGTTACAAGCCACACTTGCAAAGCACTACATATTTGGTGGTCACCGTGAGAAAGCTGAACCAATTTTGGAGTTAATGGAGGGTGATGATATCAAGGCAAACCGCAATGCTTGCCAGGTTGTATTACCTCTGTATGGCTTCCTTGGAAAAAAGGACGATGTCGAGAGGATTTGGCAGGTTTGCGAGGCTAATCCTCGTCTAGAAGAGTGCTTATCTGCTATAGATGCTTTTGGTAGGCTTGGGGATGTTGAAAAGGCTGAGAAGGTCTTTGAGGATATGTTTGTAAAATGGAAATCACTCTCTCCCAAATTCTACAATGCTCTGATTAGGGTGTATGCCAATCAAAACCTTTtggacaagggcaaggagctattGAAGCGAATGGATGAGAATGGTGTCAAAATAGGGGTGTCAACATTGGATTCGCTTGTGAAGCTCTATGTGGACGCTGGAGAGGTGGATAAAGCTGAATCCGTACTGTACAAGCTGTCTCAGAAAAACAGGATGAAGCCTCAGTACAGCTCATATCTGATGTTGCTTGATAGTTATTCGAAGAAAGGAGACGTCCACAATTCGGAGAAGGTGTTCAACAAGTTGCGGCAGATGGGTTACAGTGGGAGGATTAGGCAGTACCAGTTGCTGCTTCATGCATATTTGCACGCAAAGGCCCCTCCCTATGGATTTAGAGAGAGGATGAAGGCTGATAACATTTTCCCCAACAGTGTCATGGCAACTTTACTTGCTGCTACTGATCCATTCAACCAGAAGAAGACAATATCTGACATGCTCGACTAGGATATGGGATACAGCTAGTTTCATCTTGTCGCCATGCAATGCTGCTTATGGGTTTCTATTAGAATATATGATGAGATAATAATGTCTTGGTCATGTAACGAACTACTAGTGTTTGTTTTGCATCTGGGTTGTCATGCAATACTGAACTTCCTGCCAGGAATAGATATTGAAGCAACTGCCCTAGAATCTTATTTATGTCAATCCTTAAATTATGTCCTTTTCTCCTACTGGACAGCAACCTTTGAAAATATATATTGAAGCTGCTGCCCTGGAATCTTATTTGTGTTATTCCTTAAATTATGTTCTTTTTCTATGACTGGATGGGAATTCCCTTCTGATGCTGTTACCTCCATTTTTGATGAAAACTCCTCAGTCTTGTGTGCATGTTTTAGAACTCAATTCGGTAGGAAAAAAAAAGACCCACCCTTCTGGCATCGCGCCACCATTTAAGACAGCCAAAACCTCTTCCTGTATCTTGTCACCCATAACTTGCCAGAATTTCTTGAAAAAAATGGCTGGCATACCATCTGGTCCGGGTGCTTTCAGATCACCAAACGATTCCAAAGCTTCCTTTATCTCCTCCCCAGTATAATCTCGGTTCAGCCTTTCATTCATCTCCTCTGTAATAACATGAGGGATatgttggaggagatcatcattaCTAGGACCTGCAGATGACATGAACAAACTTTTGTAGAAGTTAGAAATAAAGGATCCTAGCTCTTCCTTCGACTCCACTACTCCACCTCCTTCCCTTctcaaccttttaatgtgatttgTTTTCTTTCTCTCAGAGGCATATCCTGATTCCAAAGGTTAAAAATCCAGAGAGAATAACGGAGTACAGGCCAATTAGTCTCTGTAATGTGTTGTACAAGATTATCTCGAAAGTCTTGGCAAATCGGTTGAAAGCAATTCTGCCTGAGATTATCTCACCAACACAGTCTGCGTTTGTCCCTGGCCGAATGATAACGGACAATGTCCTATTGGCCTACGAGATTACCCACTTGATGCATACAAAAAAGGGAGGACGTGACGGTTTGGTGGCGATAAAACTAGACATGAGCAAAGCTTACGATCGGGTTGAGTGGGACTTCCTCGAGCAAATGATGGTGAGAATGGGCTTTGCCCCCCACTGGATACATGTGATTATGATTTGTGTGCGATCGGTCTCATACAGAGTCAAGATAAATGGATGTTTGTCAGAGGCTTTCCTACCAGAACGGGGGCTCCGCCAGGGGGATCCTCTGTCACCATATCTTTTTATCATCTGTGCGGAGGCGTTCTCGGTGCTGTTACGGAAGGCGGAGGAAGAGGGGTCCATCGAGGGAGTGCAAATTTGTGAGGGAGCCCCAAAAATAAACCATTTGTTCTTCGCTGATGACTCGCTGATTATTATGAAAGCCACTACCCAGAGTGCAAGCAAGCTGCAGCAAATTTTAGCTTTATATGAGGATCAATCAGGGCAAATGataaacaaggacaagtcatCCGCGTATTTCAGTAAAGGAATTAGAGCTcgtaccaaaaatgcagtgctgAATGTCATGGGCATACCAAGGGAATCACAAAACCAGAGATACCTGGGTTTGCCGGTCCATCTGGGGGCATCAAAGAGCAAAGAATTCGAGTACTTGAAGGAGAAAATCTGGCGGCGTATCCAAGGGTGGAAGGAACGGTTGCTTTCAAAAGCAGGGAAGGAGATTTTGGTCAAGGCTGTAGCACAGGCCATCCCTAGCTATGCCATGTCATGTTTTGATCTCACCAAAAAGCTATGTGATGAAATCAGCAGTATGATTGGACGCTATTGGTGGAGTCAGCAGGACGGTAAGGATAAATGTCACTGGATAGGGTGGGAGAGAATGACCAGAGCCAAAGAGGAGGGAGGCCTCGGCTTTAGGGACCTCTATATTTTCAATATGGCCATGCTATCACGACAATGTTGGCGAATAATGCAACACCCAGACTCTCTATGTGCTATTGTCCTAAAAGCAAAGTATTTCCCTGAGAGTTCAATTCTTGATGCAAAACCACAGTCTGGCATGTCTTATACATGGCGTAGTTTACTCCGGGGGCTAGAAATCCTAAAGCACGGAGTTGTGTGGCGAGTAGGGGATGGAGAGAAGATCAACCCATGGCTGGATCCGTGGATACCAAGGGGATCAACTAGAAGACCGGTGGCGACGCAAGGTCGGTCAATTATCACTACTGTAAGTGAGTTGATAAACCCCATTACAGAAACATGGGACGAGGAGTTTATTCGTGACAATTTTACTGCTGAAGATACtcgcgatattctgtcaattccaTTACAACCGGACATGGAGGACTACGTAGCCTGGCATCTTGACAGCAAGGGCATTTTCAGTGTCAAATCTACATATCGTCTTGGGGTAAGTATACGGGATGCAAGACTGAACCGGGATGCCAGTTCATCGTTGACTGATACTGCTAGGTGCAACAGCGAATGGAAATACCTTTGGAGAATGGACGTCCCAGGCAAAGTGAGAATCTTCCTTTGGCGCCTCGCACACAATAGCTTACCAACTCGCCTAAACATCCAGCGGAAGGGCGTTGTCTTGGACACGAGATGCCCTGTATGTGGTCGATTTGATGAGGATG contains:
- the LOC124666660 gene encoding pentatricopeptide repeat-containing protein At1g80270, mitochondrial-like, with product MWALRRAGNPLRVSARQVASVRGCASLEVLLSADAKTAEEHCGQCCQKSCCCRQPKPSASRSSFSSGWSMWGRSFSSQAGANSGDKDDGLEDGFSDLEVPPEADKKEEVESTSEESSDEDAVDEIDSLGVDADAKPEKETVKRASQSPLLKVLLEAPRNDVAASLKKWVDAGNTFDRSDIFYVILNLRKRRFYAKALQLLEWLEESKQIDLVERDYASRLDLMAKVNGVYRAEKYIDNIPASLRGEVVYRTLLANCVAEVNVKKAEEVFNKMKDLGFPVTVFAINQLLLLYKRVDKKKIADVLAMMEKENVKPSLFTYKLLVDTKGASRDFEGMEKVVESMQADGIEPDILLQATLAKHYIFGGHREKAEPILELMEGDDIKANRNACQVVLPLYGFLGKKDDVERIWQVCEANPRLEECLSAIDAFGRLGDVEKAEKVFEDMFVKWKSLSPKFYNALIRVYANQNLLDKGKELLKRMDENGVKIGVSTLDSLVKLYVDAGEVDKAESVLYKLSQKNRMKPQYSSYLMLLDSYSKKGDVHNSEKVFNKLRQMGYSGRIRQYQLLLHAYLHAKAPPYGFRERMKADNIFPNSVMATLLAATDPFNQKKTISDMLD